Proteins from a single region of Nocardiopsis dassonvillei subsp. dassonvillei DSM 43111:
- a CDS encoding ABC transporter family substrate-binding protein, whose protein sequence is MHKRRKTLALAAAGTSALMVLTACSGGGGGEGEQEKEVTWVINSLPAAWGAISSAGGSVYVIQALSGVVPFTGQYQPDATYEYDMDVLAEEPTLINDNPDEGPFQFSFTLAEDAVWNDGTPMTGEDLRVTMMMSASPTEGYCDTCDSRGTTGADMVEEVEVDGKTATFTLKEGLSNPEWMGMFDAHSVGGGFYPAHLAEENGWDVDDPAQLGEYYAWLHETRPEWSGGPYQIVDGDLENQVVKEPNPEWFGETQPALDRIIMPYNTDEGTFIPAFQNGEIDGANPAQYSEDIITQLQGMETATLTIGEGNIWEHIDINTENEWLSDVELRRAVFTAINRDEIASRNFEAGYPEYELKNNHIFGSDSEYFEDLVSESGQGSGDVEAATAILEEAGYELDGDTLMLDGEQVGPFRLRSTDTVIRNNSVQLIQAQLAEIGIETTIEMTDDLGTMLAEQDYDIVQFGWSGSPYFASSPEQFWHSESTSNFGGYSNDEVDEHAEATATAANLDEAAEHANAAVAAVVPDAYVLPIVAEPNYFFVNDRLANVEDNLQSSYRATYNIGEWDLAE, encoded by the coding sequence ATGCACAAACGAAGGAAGACGCTCGCGCTCGCCGCGGCGGGCACCTCCGCTTTGATGGTGCTGACCGCCTGCAGCGGCGGCGGTGGTGGCGAAGGCGAGCAGGAGAAGGAGGTCACATGGGTGATCAACAGCCTTCCCGCCGCCTGGGGAGCCATCAGTAGCGCCGGAGGCAGCGTCTACGTCATCCAGGCACTCTCCGGCGTCGTGCCCTTCACCGGGCAGTACCAGCCCGACGCGACGTACGAGTACGACATGGACGTCCTCGCCGAGGAGCCCACCCTCATCAACGACAATCCCGACGAGGGTCCGTTCCAGTTCAGCTTCACCCTCGCCGAGGACGCCGTGTGGAACGACGGCACGCCGATGACCGGCGAGGACCTGCGGGTCACCATGATGATGTCGGCGTCCCCCACCGAGGGCTACTGCGACACCTGTGACTCCCGCGGCACCACCGGCGCCGACATGGTCGAGGAGGTCGAGGTCGACGGCAAGACCGCGACCTTCACCCTCAAGGAGGGCCTGTCCAACCCCGAGTGGATGGGCATGTTCGACGCGCACAGCGTTGGCGGCGGCTTCTACCCGGCGCACCTGGCCGAGGAGAACGGCTGGGACGTCGACGACCCCGCGCAGCTCGGCGAGTACTACGCCTGGCTGCACGAGACGCGCCCCGAGTGGTCCGGCGGCCCCTACCAGATCGTGGACGGCGACCTGGAGAACCAGGTCGTCAAGGAGCCCAACCCCGAGTGGTTCGGTGAGACGCAGCCCGCGCTCGACCGCATCATCATGCCGTACAACACCGACGAGGGCACCTTCATCCCCGCCTTCCAGAACGGCGAGATCGACGGCGCCAACCCCGCGCAGTACAGCGAGGACATCATCACCCAGCTCCAGGGGATGGAGACCGCCACGCTCACCATCGGCGAGGGCAACATCTGGGAGCACATCGACATCAACACCGAGAACGAGTGGCTCTCGGACGTCGAGCTCCGCAGGGCCGTGTTCACCGCGATCAACCGCGACGAGATCGCCAGCCGCAACTTCGAGGCCGGATACCCCGAGTACGAGCTGAAGAACAACCACATCTTCGGCAGCGACAGCGAGTACTTCGAGGACCTCGTCTCCGAGTCCGGGCAGGGCAGCGGCGACGTCGAGGCCGCCACCGCGATCCTGGAGGAGGCCGGTTACGAGCTCGACGGGGACACCCTCATGCTCGACGGCGAGCAGGTCGGCCCGTTCCGCCTGCGCAGCACCGACACCGTCATCCGCAACAACTCCGTGCAGCTGATCCAGGCCCAGCTCGCCGAGATCGGCATCGAGACCACCATCGAGATGACCGACGACCTGGGCACGATGCTGGCCGAGCAGGACTACGACATCGTCCAGTTCGGCTGGAGCGGCAGCCCGTACTTCGCCTCCAGCCCCGAGCAGTTCTGGCACTCCGAGAGCACCAGCAACTTCGGCGGCTACTCCAACGACGAGGTGGACGAGCACGCCGAGGCCACCGCGACGGCCGCCAACCTGGACGAGGCGGCCGAGCACGCCAACGCCGCCGTGGCCGCCGTGGTCCCGGACGCCTACGTCCTGCCGATCGTGGCCGAGCCCAACTACTTCTTCGTGAACGACAGGCTCGCCAACGTCGAGGACAACCTCCAGTCCAGCTACCGCGCCACCTACAACATCGGTGAGTGGGACCTCGCCGAGTAG
- a CDS encoding rhomboid family intramembrane serine protease gives MKQSRITAILTVAGMLAAMWVFEILDSFVLLGRLDQQYGLRAWDLQGPWTVFTAPFMHGNLEHLIGNSLPFLVLGSLVAFSGLGRFLLTTLIIILVSGVGVWLFSSPFSLTVGASGLVFGYFGYTVLRGIVERKTIDIVIMICVVLFYGTMIWGVLPQYPGVSWQAHLFGFVGGMLAAYLLPRRERRRQLDQGYGGAQGGYYAP, from the coding sequence GTGAAGCAGTCCAGAATCACCGCCATCCTGACCGTAGCGGGGATGCTCGCGGCCATGTGGGTCTTCGAGATCCTCGACAGCTTCGTGCTCCTCGGAAGGCTCGACCAGCAGTACGGTCTGCGCGCCTGGGACCTCCAGGGGCCCTGGACCGTGTTCACCGCGCCGTTCATGCACGGGAACCTGGAACACCTCATCGGCAACTCGCTGCCGTTCCTCGTGCTGGGCTCGCTCGTCGCGTTCAGCGGCCTGGGGCGGTTCCTGCTCACCACGCTGATCATCATCCTGGTCAGCGGTGTGGGCGTGTGGCTGTTCAGCTCACCGTTCTCCCTCACCGTGGGCGCCAGCGGCCTGGTCTTCGGTTACTTCGGCTACACGGTCCTGCGCGGGATCGTCGAGCGCAAGACCATCGACATCGTCATCATGATCTGCGTGGTCCTCTTCTACGGGACGATGATCTGGGGAGTCCTGCCCCAGTACCCCGGCGTCTCGTGGCAGGCGCACCTCTTCGGGTTCGTCGGCGGCATGCTCGCGGCCTACCTGCTGCCCAGACGGGAGCGCCGCAGGCAGCTCGACCAGGGCTACGGAGGCGCCCAGGGCGGCTACTACGCGCCCTGA
- a CDS encoding ABC transporter permease, translating to MLVYTVRRVLGAIPILILASVLTFVLIDVSGDPLTELRMQQPPPDPSVIQLQEERLYLDRSMPERYWLWITGIGGNGDIGLLQGEFGPSTQSNSYDIGANIAERLGTTLRLVGASMVFALGLAVLAGVVSAMRQYSKLDYTLTFIGFLALSMPVFWFAGIMQQAGVSFNDLVGDQVLATIGDGVYQAQGEDFWGLVTNAFAYMTLPTIVLMLTSFASWSRYQRTSMLEVLNSDYVRLARAKGLPNRVVIRRHALRTALIPLTTVVAVGIAGIIDGAVLTERVFQWRGLGEFFITAVEKNDSYALMAWLLLSGVMVIVANLIADLLYGVLDPRIRYE from the coding sequence ATGCTCGTTTACACGGTGCGGCGCGTCCTGGGCGCGATACCCATCCTGATCCTCGCGTCCGTGCTCACCTTCGTCCTGATCGACGTCTCCGGTGATCCCCTGACAGAGCTCAGGATGCAGCAGCCGCCCCCGGACCCCTCGGTCATCCAGCTCCAGGAGGAGCGGCTCTACCTCGACCGGTCCATGCCCGAGCGCTACTGGCTCTGGATCACCGGCATCGGCGGCAACGGGGACATCGGACTCCTCCAGGGCGAGTTCGGCCCCTCCACGCAGAGCAACAGCTACGACATCGGCGCCAACATCGCCGAGCGGCTGGGCACCACCCTGCGCCTGGTGGGCGCGTCCATGGTCTTCGCGCTGGGCCTGGCCGTCCTGGCCGGCGTCGTCAGCGCCATGCGCCAGTACTCCAAGCTCGACTACACGCTCACATTCATCGGCTTCCTGGCCCTGTCCATGCCCGTCTTCTGGTTCGCGGGCATCATGCAGCAGGCCGGTGTCAGCTTCAACGACCTGGTGGGCGACCAGGTCCTCGCCACGATCGGCGACGGCGTCTACCAGGCACAGGGCGAGGACTTCTGGGGGCTCGTCACCAACGCCTTCGCCTACATGACCCTGCCCACGATCGTGCTGATGCTGACCAGCTTCGCCTCGTGGAGCCGGTACCAGCGGACCTCCATGCTCGAGGTGCTCAACAGCGACTACGTCCGCCTGGCACGCGCCAAGGGCCTGCCCAACCGCGTCGTCATCCGGCGCCACGCGTTGCGCACGGCCCTCATCCCGCTGACCACGGTGGTCGCCGTCGGCATCGCCGGGATCATCGACGGCGCGGTCCTGACCGAACGCGTCTTCCAGTGGCGCGGCCTGGGCGAGTTCTTCATCACCGCGGTCGAGAAGAACGACTCTTACGCGCTGATGGCGTGGCTGCTGCTCAGCGGTGTCATGGTCATCGTGGCCAACCTCATCGCCGACCTCCTGTACGGCGTGCTCGACCCGAGGATTCGCTATGAGTGA
- a CDS encoding ABC transporter permease yields the protein MSEKRAPQAPRSADAESVGGAERTQFQMILSRFLRHRAAMISLVVLVVVVLAAFVGPLLWRWDHTVHLEIPPSVPPNADHPLGTTTAGHDVLGQLMRGAQQTLKVAFTVSVMGTVIGSLWGATAGYYGGRIDALMMRVADVFMIVPLLVMVAAIAGNARAGTTWYAVALIIGFFSWAQIARVVRSVVLSLREQEFVEAAKAAGASPGWIIVRHLLPNAAGPIIVAATLLIAVAILLEAGMSFLQFGIQPPDISLGQMISDARTAVSTRPWLFYPPGLLLLVICLTINFIGDGLRDALDPRQTMVRR from the coding sequence ATGAGTGAGAAGAGGGCGCCCCAGGCGCCGCGGAGCGCCGACGCCGAGAGCGTCGGAGGTGCCGAACGCACCCAGTTCCAGATGATCCTGTCCCGGTTCCTGCGCCACCGGGCCGCCATGATCAGCCTGGTCGTCCTGGTGGTCGTCGTCCTGGCCGCCTTCGTGGGCCCGCTCCTGTGGAGGTGGGACCACACCGTCCACCTGGAGATCCCGCCGAGCGTGCCGCCCAACGCGGACCACCCGCTGGGCACCACCACCGCCGGGCACGACGTCCTGGGCCAGCTCATGCGCGGCGCCCAGCAGACGCTCAAGGTGGCGTTCACGGTGTCGGTCATGGGCACCGTCATCGGCTCCCTGTGGGGCGCCACGGCCGGTTACTACGGCGGCCGGATCGACGCGCTCATGATGCGCGTGGCCGACGTGTTCATGATCGTGCCCCTGCTGGTGATGGTCGCCGCGATCGCGGGCAACGCCCGCGCCGGGACCACCTGGTACGCGGTGGCCCTCATCATCGGCTTCTTCTCGTGGGCGCAGATCGCCCGCGTGGTGCGCAGCGTGGTCCTGTCCCTGCGCGAGCAGGAGTTCGTGGAGGCGGCCAAGGCCGCGGGGGCCTCGCCCGGGTGGATCATCGTCCGCCACCTGCTGCCCAACGCGGCCGGGCCGATCATCGTCGCCGCCACGCTGCTGATCGCGGTGGCGATCCTGCTGGAGGCGGGCATGTCCTTCCTCCAGTTCGGCATCCAGCCCCCCGACATCTCGCTCGGCCAGATGATCAGCGACGCGCGCACGGCCGTCTCCACCAGGCCCTGGCTGTTCTACCCGCCGGGCCTGCTGCTGCTGGT
- a CDS encoding glycine betaine ABC transporter substrate-binding protein has translation MYSRKRMTALSAAGMSAALLLTACGGGGGESLTGPEEGGEDAKEINIALIAWEEGIAVTHMWQAILEEKGYDVTITDVDVAPMYQGAANGDVDLFLDTWLPVTHADYWEDYGDQLEDLGAWYDNAKLTITVPSYMEDVNSISDLTDHADELGGRIVGIDPGAGLTRVTQEEAMPGYGLDGDFELVTSSTAAMLAELDSAITEEEPIVVTLWRPHPAYAQYDLKDLEDPEGLMGDAETIHAVGRDGFGEEYPELTGWLESFQLSDDELATLEVQTLQEHQDDPEAGARAWLAENPEFLERTLGGDAEGLEF, from the coding sequence ATGTACAGCCGTAAGCGCATGACGGCCCTCTCCGCCGCCGGCATGAGCGCCGCGCTCCTCCTGACCGCCTGCGGCGGCGGTGGCGGTGAGAGCCTGACCGGCCCGGAGGAGGGCGGCGAGGACGCCAAGGAGATCAACATCGCGCTGATCGCCTGGGAGGAGGGCATCGCCGTCACGCACATGTGGCAGGCCATCCTGGAGGAGAAGGGCTACGACGTCACGATCACCGACGTGGACGTCGCCCCGATGTACCAGGGCGCGGCCAACGGCGACGTCGACCTGTTCCTCGACACCTGGCTGCCGGTGACGCACGCCGACTACTGGGAGGACTACGGGGACCAGCTGGAGGACCTCGGCGCCTGGTACGACAACGCCAAGCTGACCATCACCGTGCCCTCCTACATGGAGGACGTCAACAGCATCTCCGACCTGACCGACCACGCCGACGAGCTGGGCGGCCGGATCGTGGGCATCGACCCGGGCGCCGGGCTGACCCGCGTCACCCAGGAGGAGGCCATGCCGGGCTACGGCCTGGACGGGGACTTCGAGCTGGTCACCTCCTCCACCGCCGCGATGCTCGCCGAGCTCGACTCGGCGATCACCGAGGAGGAGCCCATCGTGGTGACCCTGTGGCGTCCCCACCCGGCCTACGCCCAGTACGACCTGAAGGACCTGGAGGACCCCGAGGGCCTGATGGGCGACGCGGAGACCATCCACGCCGTCGGCCGTGACGGCTTCGGTGAGGAGTACCCCGAGCTCACCGGTTGGCTGGAGAGCTTCCAGCTCAGCGATGACGAGCTGGCCACCCTGGAGGTCCAGACCCTCCAGGAGCACCAGGACGACCCGGAGGCGGGCGCCCGCGCCTGGCTCGCGGAGAACCCCGAGTTCCTGGAGCGCACCCTGGGCGGGGACGCCGAGGGCCTGGAGTTCTAG